The Shewanella sp. MTB7 genome includes a window with the following:
- a CDS encoding OmpH family outer membrane protein, whose product MFNRAMTVLVLLAAPLAAQAEKIAVVDMQAVFEQLPQREQVTKTLKTEFGDRVASVQKMQEDLRGMLEKQQRDGALMSESQKTDMVRKMESMKSELQLKGKALDEDMRRRQGEEQNKLLVKVQQAINKIAEKDNYDMVLQRGAVIYVKPTADISNKVVDALSKG is encoded by the coding sequence ATGTTTAATCGAGCGATGACGGTTTTGGTTTTACTGGCTGCCCCTTTAGCTGCACAAGCAGAGAAGATTGCAGTTGTTGATATGCAAGCCGTTTTCGAACAGTTACCCCAGCGTGAGCAGGTGACTAAAACACTTAAAACTGAATTCGGTGATCGGGTTGCTAGTGTGCAAAAGATGCAGGAAGATCTGCGTGGCATGCTTGAAAAGCAGCAACGTGATGGTGCGTTAATGAGTGAAAGTCAGAAAACAGATATGGTTCGTAAAATGGAATCAATGAAGTCTGAGTTACAACTTAAAGGTAAAGCACTCGATGAAGATATGCGTCGTCGCCAAGGTGAAGAGCAGAATAAGTTGTTAGTTAAAGTTCAGCAAGCTATCAACAAAATAGCTGAGAAAGATAACTATGACATGGTGCTACAACGTGGTGCAGTTATTTATGTTAAGCCTACTGCTGATATCAGCAATAAAGTAGTTGATGCGCTTAGCAAAGGTTAA
- the bamA gene encoding outer membrane protein assembly factor BamA → MRFNKLFASMVLVGASLSGNGWAETFQPFEVTDIQVQGLQRVALGAALLTIPVKVGDTVDELKLQQAIKSLYASTNFEHIKVSRDGGVLIVTVKERPTISTVTFEGNKDIKDEQLQESLDGSGVKTGESLDRTMLSGIEKSLQDFYYGVGKYGAKVEAQVINLPRNRVELKFNFTEGLAAEIKQINIVGNEVFSDAELIGMLELKDFVAWWDLFGERRYQKQKLEADLETVKSFYQNRGYIRFDVTSTQVTMTPDRKGLYITINVDEGEPYKVKEVNLTGDLMGREELMKAILPIKVGDTYNGADVTFAEEMYGKYLGRFGYAYPEVKTYPEIDDETKEVSLNVNIKPGKRVYVRSINFSGNQITKDEVMRRQLRQMEGAWLNSAQVELSKSNLNRLGYFETVDTETIQVPGTDDLVDVAFTVKEQPSGSFNAGVGYGTESGMSLQFGVQQSNFLGTGNQAGINLNTNKYSKNVNLSFTDPYFTKDGVSLGGSIYWNEFDADEANLEAYKNSSYGIAVNSGFPINEYNRINGGLGYRHNEISEISAYEQALRFYNIYRDSDDPNASLAFNNFEANLGWSRSNLNRGTFPSSGSSQRLSTKITIPGSDLQYFKADFDTSFYFPVNRSHSFVLLTKARLGYGNGYGQFNDNDQILPFWENYYSGGSSSLRGFKSNSVGPRSFYLSRGLEPCSPDPSGDGCYLPGDPNQIQVSDGRSIGGNAIATASIEMIVPTPFLDEAYTNSVRTSFFVDAGNVWDTEFDYDSYRYLPAHEFDKLEDYSDPARIRASWGMSVQWLSPMGPMVFSLAWPIKEYEDDETEIFSFNIGKTF, encoded by the coding sequence ATGAGATTTAATAAACTTTTTGCCTCGATGGTATTAGTCGGTGCGTCTTTATCAGGGAACGGTTGGGCAGAAACATTCCAGCCTTTTGAAGTCACAGATATTCAAGTTCAAGGCCTACAACGTGTAGCTCTTGGTGCAGCCTTACTGACAATTCCAGTCAAGGTTGGTGATACTGTTGATGAACTTAAACTTCAACAAGCCATCAAAAGCTTGTATGCCTCGACTAACTTTGAACATATCAAGGTTAGTCGTGACGGTGGTGTATTGATTGTAACGGTCAAAGAGAGACCGACAATTAGCACCGTTACCTTTGAAGGCAACAAGGATATCAAAGATGAACAGTTGCAGGAGAGTCTAGATGGCTCCGGTGTTAAAACCGGTGAATCACTCGATCGCACTATGTTATCCGGAATTGAGAAGAGTCTACAGGACTTCTACTATGGTGTCGGAAAGTATGGCGCCAAAGTTGAAGCTCAGGTTATCAACCTGCCTCGAAATCGTGTTGAATTAAAATTCAACTTTACCGAAGGTTTAGCTGCTGAAATTAAGCAGATAAATATTGTTGGTAATGAAGTTTTCAGCGATGCTGAGCTAATCGGTATGCTTGAGCTTAAAGACTTTGTTGCTTGGTGGGATCTGTTTGGTGAACGACGCTACCAGAAACAGAAGCTAGAGGCGGATCTTGAAACCGTTAAATCTTTTTACCAAAACCGAGGTTATATTCGTTTCGACGTCACATCGACTCAAGTGACAATGACGCCAGATCGTAAAGGGCTTTATATTACGATCAATGTCGATGAAGGTGAGCCGTACAAGGTTAAAGAGGTTAACCTAACGGGCGATTTGATGGGGCGTGAAGAGCTGATGAAAGCGATTCTTCCTATTAAAGTGGGAGATACGTATAACGGAGCCGATGTGACCTTTGCCGAAGAGATGTACGGTAAATACCTAGGTCGATTTGGTTATGCATACCCTGAAGTGAAAACTTATCCTGAAATTGATGACGAGACCAAAGAGGTCAGCTTAAACGTTAATATTAAGCCGGGTAAACGGGTTTACGTGCGCAGTATTAACTTTTCAGGTAACCAGATCACTAAAGATGAAGTGATGCGTCGTCAGTTACGTCAGATGGAAGGAGCTTGGTTAAACTCAGCGCAGGTTGAACTTTCGAAATCGAACCTTAACCGTCTTGGCTACTTTGAAACGGTCGATACTGAAACGATTCAAGTTCCGGGTACCGATGATCTTGTCGATGTTGCGTTTACTGTAAAAGAGCAACCGTCAGGTTCTTTTAATGCTGGTGTTGGTTACGGTACAGAATCGGGTATGAGTCTGCAGTTTGGTGTTCAGCAGAGTAACTTCCTCGGTACAGGTAATCAGGCTGGTATTAACTTAAATACCAATAAATACTCTAAGAACGTCAATCTATCCTTCACTGACCCTTATTTTACTAAAGATGGTGTCAGTCTCGGTGGTAGCATCTACTGGAATGAGTTTGATGCAGATGAGGCTAACCTAGAAGCTTATAAAAACAGTTCATACGGTATCGCGGTTAACTCAGGTTTTCCAATTAATGAATATAACCGTATCAATGGTGGATTAGGTTACCGTCATAACGAAATCTCAGAGATTTCAGCTTATGAGCAGGCACTGCGTTTCTATAACATTTACCGTGATAGTGACGATCCTAATGCTTCATTAGCGTTCAATAATTTCGAGGCTAACTTAGGTTGGTCACGCAGCAACTTAAACCGAGGCACCTTTCCATCGTCTGGTTCATCTCAGCGCTTAAGTACTAAGATCACTATTCCGGGTTCCGATCTGCAGTACTTTAAAGCCGATTTTGATACGAGTTTCTATTTCCCTGTTAATCGCAGTCATAGCTTTGTGTTATTAACGAAGGCGCGGCTTGGTTATGGTAATGGTTATGGTCAGTTTAACGACAATGATCAGATTTTACCTTTCTGGGAAAACTACTACTCAGGTGGTAGCAGTTCATTACGTGGTTTTAAGTCTAACTCTGTTGGACCGCGTTCGTTCTACCTGTCTCGTGGTCTAGAGCCTTGCTCACCGGATCCATCGGGGGATGGTTGTTACCTACCAGGAGATCCTAACCAAATTCAAGTCAGTGATGGTCGCTCCATTGGTGGTAATGCGATAGCAACAGCCAGTATCGAGATGATTGTACCGACGCCTTTCTTGGATGAGGCTTACACTAATTCAGTACGTACCAGTTTCTTCGTCGATGCCGGTAACGTATGGGATACTGAGTTTGACTATGATTCATACCGATATCTTCCTGCTCATGAGTTTGATAAGCTAGAGGATTACTCTGACCCAGCCCGGATCCGAGCATCTTGGGGCATGAGTGTACAATGGCTGTCACCGATGGGACCTATGGTGTTTAGTCTTGCATGGCCAATCAAAGAATATGAAGATGATGAAACTGAAATTTTCTCATTCAATATTGGCAAAACTTTCTAA
- the rseP gene encoding sigma E protease regulator RseP: MTDFLWNLGSFIIALGMLITAHEYGHFWVARRCGVKVERFSIGFGKAIWRKVGKDGTEYVLALIPLGGYVKMLDERVEDVPEELKDQAFNRKTVWQRIAIVAAGPLANFLFAIIALYFMYLIGVPSIKPVIDTTTLGTPAAQIQVDEPMQITLVGDRSVRNWEEVTYALIGHIGDPEIELTLTPMSSVTDINDSTPSAQGEKYTLNTENWKFDPEKESPITSLGLGIYRPAITPVLGLVSPDGAAAEAGIEVGDTLVAMNDAPYLDWDVFVELIKSSANKPVEITVRRAGEQLKFVVTPQERENAKGEIEGVIGIAPTQAAWPENMKLQLEYGFIESFAVAADKTWQLVDVSFKMIGKLFTGDISVKNLSGPISIAQGAGNSANYGLVYFLGFLALISVNLGIINLLPLPVLDGGHLLYYFIEVITGRPVPEKVQEIGFRFGAAMLLMLMSIALFNDFSRL, encoded by the coding sequence ATGACCGATTTTTTATGGAACTTAGGTTCCTTTATCATAGCATTAGGTATGCTCATTACTGCACACGAGTATGGCCATTTTTGGGTCGCCAGGCGTTGTGGCGTCAAAGTTGAACGCTTCTCTATCGGTTTCGGTAAAGCGATTTGGCGTAAAGTGGGCAAAGACGGTACTGAGTATGTTCTTGCTCTCATCCCGCTTGGTGGCTACGTTAAAATGCTGGATGAGCGGGTAGAAGATGTACCAGAGGAGCTTAAAGATCAGGCATTTAACCGTAAAACAGTTTGGCAGCGAATAGCGATAGTCGCGGCGGGGCCTCTAGCTAACTTTCTTTTCGCCATCATTGCTCTGTATTTCATGTACCTTATTGGTGTTCCCTCTATAAAACCTGTGATTGATACGACTACTTTAGGGACTCCTGCGGCACAAATTCAGGTGGATGAGCCGATGCAGATAACCTTGGTGGGCGATCGATCGGTAAGAAACTGGGAAGAGGTCACTTATGCATTAATTGGTCACATAGGTGATCCTGAGATTGAATTAACGCTGACTCCAATGAGTAGTGTGACTGATATTAATGATTCAACACCTTCAGCTCAAGGTGAGAAGTACACATTAAATACTGAGAATTGGAAGTTTGATCCTGAAAAAGAGTCGCCAATAACCTCTTTGGGTTTAGGGATCTATCGACCCGCTATTACTCCTGTGTTAGGTCTTGTTAGTCCTGATGGTGCTGCAGCTGAGGCTGGCATTGAAGTGGGCGATACCTTAGTCGCGATGAATGACGCGCCTTATCTTGATTGGGATGTATTTGTTGAGCTGATAAAGTCATCGGCAAATAAGCCTGTTGAGATAACGGTAAGACGAGCAGGCGAGCAACTTAAGTTTGTCGTTACTCCTCAAGAGAGGGAGAATGCCAAAGGTGAGATTGAAGGTGTGATTGGTATTGCGCCGACTCAAGCCGCTTGGCCAGAAAATATGAAACTGCAGTTAGAATATGGCTTTATTGAATCTTTTGCAGTAGCGGCAGATAAAACATGGCAACTTGTTGATGTCAGCTTTAAGATGATTGGCAAGTTGTTCACTGGTGATATATCAGTGAAAAATTTAAGTGGACCAATATCTATTGCACAAGGTGCGGGTAATAGTGCTAACTATGGCTTGGTTTACTTTTTAGGTTTCCTCGCATTAATCAGCGTGAACTTAGGCATTATCAATTTATTGCCTTTGCCAGTGCTTGATGGGGGACATCTGTTATATTACTTCATTGAAGTGATCACAGGCAGGCCTGTACCTGAAAAGGTTCAGGAAATTGGATTCAGATTTGGGGCAGCTATGCTGCTAATGTTGATGAGCATTGCGCTTTTCAATGATTTCTCCCGACTCTGA